A single region of the Paenibacillus sp. genome encodes:
- a CDS encoding L,D-transpeptidase family protein has product MILSTIRRSVSIAAAMALLIALFGLAAPALGSTGVSSNDALLIVNKSTNELAYFRDGALERVFPVATGRTKELTPEGTFPIVNKIIDRPYYKEKIPGGDPANPLGRRWLGLRVGKTEGTTYAIHGNSNPSSIGKYVSAGCIRMHNDDIEWLFEQIAVGTKVVITSSELSFEKLAAKHGYELLRPFPASLLIDGAAYELRRTMLVYRGVTYLPLRECFELLGGTVQWDAAARTATVVFESSVIALQPGAPTALVDGEEAALASPARLVNGALMVPLRDMAVLAGWTVHWDAEARAVVLSGAAPEPEV; this is encoded by the coding sequence TTGATTTTATCGACAATTCGCCGCAGCGTCTCGATCGCCGCGGCAATGGCGCTGCTTATCGCGCTGTTCGGCCTGGCCGCCCCGGCCCTCGGCTCGACCGGCGTTTCCTCGAACGATGCCCTGCTGATCGTCAACAAATCGACGAACGAGCTCGCTTATTTCCGAGACGGCGCGTTGGAACGCGTGTTTCCCGTCGCGACGGGCAGGACCAAGGAGCTAACGCCCGAAGGGACTTTCCCGATCGTGAATAAGATCATCGATCGCCCTTACTATAAGGAGAAAATTCCCGGAGGAGACCCCGCCAATCCGCTCGGGCGCCGCTGGCTGGGGCTTCGGGTCGGGAAAACCGAAGGGACGACGTATGCGATCCACGGCAACAGCAACCCCTCCTCGATCGGGAAATACGTAAGCGCCGGATGCATTCGGATGCATAACGACGATATCGAGTGGCTGTTCGAACAAATCGCCGTCGGCACGAAGGTCGTCATCACGTCGTCGGAGCTTTCCTTCGAAAAGCTGGCCGCGAAGCACGGGTACGAGTTGCTGCGTCCGTTCCCCGCCTCGCTGCTGATCGACGGCGCGGCGTACGAGCTGCGGCGGACGATGCTTGTGTACCGCGGGGTTACGTACTTGCCGCTGCGCGAATGCTTCGAGCTGCTCGGCGGCACGGTGCAGTGGGATGCCGCCGCGCGCACGGCGACCGTCGTCTTCGAGTCGAGCGTCATCGCGCTGCAGCCGGGCGCGCCGACGGCGCTCGTCGACGGCGAAGAAGCCGCGCTCGCCTCGCCGGCGCGCCTCGTGAACGGCGCCCTTATGGTGCCGCTGCGGGATATGGCGGTGCTCGCCGGCTGGACCGTGCATTGGGACGCGGAAGCGCGCGCCGTGGTGTTGAGCGGCGCGGCGCCCGAGCCGGAGGTATAA
- a CDS encoding cupin, with protein MELYRFDRGVSKPIYAFNSLQASITPIVRSEHSFQVGCIHLGEEGVIGYHQATNPQLFLVIQGEGFVTGEDRVKVPIKSGQAAFWTEGEWHESGSKMGMTVVIIESSQLNPSQLMKHLK; from the coding sequence ATGGAACTATATCGGTTTGACAGAGGAGTTTCCAAGCCAATTTATGCGTTTAACTCTTTGCAAGCTTCGATCACGCCGATCGTGAGAAGTGAGCATTCTTTTCAGGTTGGTTGCATTCATCTGGGTGAGGAAGGTGTTATAGGCTACCATCAAGCAACAAACCCGCAACTGTTCCTTGTTATTCAAGGCGAGGGCTTTGTAACAGGGGAAGATCGTGTCAAAGTTCCGATAAAATCAGGTCAAGCAGCTTTCTGGACGGAAGGTGAGTGGCACGAATCAGGCTCAAAGATGGGTATGACTGTTGTCATAATTGAATCTTCTCAACTTAACCCAAGCCAGTTAATGAAACATTTGAAGTGA